A stretch of the Leopardus geoffroyi isolate Oge1 chromosome B2, O.geoffroyi_Oge1_pat1.0, whole genome shotgun sequence genome encodes the following:
- the OARD1 gene encoding ADP-ribose glycohydrolase OARD1 isoform X2 — MAGSPNEDSEGSRITYVKGDLFACPKTDSLAHCISEDCRMGAGIAVLFKKKFGGVQELLNQQKKSGEVAVLKRDGRYIYYLDWMWS; from the exons ATGGCCGGCAGCCCTAATGAAGATTCAGAAGGAAGCAGA ATCACTTACGTGAAAGGAGACCTTTTTGCATGCCCCAAAACAGACTCTTTAGCCCACTGTATCAGTGAGGATTGTCGAATGGGTGCTGGGATAGCTGTCCTCTTCAAGAAGAAATTTGGAGGGGTGCAGGAGCTGTTAAATCAAC AAAAGAAATCTGGAGAAGTGGCTGTTCTGAAGAGAGATGGGCGATACATATATTACTTG